One Microbacterium sp. No. 7 genomic window carries:
- a CDS encoding ABC transporter permease, protein MTSTEPAATGTPIAGAASPASAPPPVEPPPAASRPRPKWMRPSLWIPPIALLAVIVAAVYVINAALGTRGFLMPRPEQVLAVYFDPKTGPEIFAALWVSAQVALVGLVFAIILGVLWAITMNLAKWVERTTFPYAVILQSIPILAVVPLIGFWFGYDFFARVVVCVLIALFPMVSTTLFGLQSVDRGMRELFQLQKASRWIVLSKLELPAALPSMFLGMRTSAGLAVVGAVVGDFFFQRGERGIGGLIATYQSRLQAPELFASILVASLFGVVIFLFFGWLGRRAVGKWYDFG, encoded by the coding sequence ATGACCTCCACCGAGCCGGCCGCGACCGGCACCCCGATCGCGGGCGCCGCGTCGCCGGCATCCGCGCCCCCGCCGGTCGAGCCGCCGCCCGCGGCATCCCGGCCCCGTCCGAAGTGGATGCGGCCGAGCCTGTGGATCCCGCCGATCGCGCTGCTCGCGGTCATCGTCGCCGCCGTCTACGTCATCAACGCGGCCCTCGGCACGCGCGGGTTCCTCATGCCGCGGCCCGAGCAGGTGCTCGCGGTCTACTTCGACCCGAAGACCGGCCCCGAGATCTTCGCGGCGCTCTGGGTCTCGGCCCAGGTCGCGCTCGTCGGCCTCGTCTTCGCGATCATCCTCGGCGTGCTGTGGGCGATCACGATGAACCTCGCCAAGTGGGTCGAGCGCACCACCTTCCCGTACGCCGTGATCCTGCAGTCCATCCCGATCCTCGCGGTCGTGCCGCTCATCGGCTTCTGGTTCGGCTACGACTTCTTCGCCCGCGTCGTCGTGTGCGTGCTCATCGCCCTGTTCCCGATGGTGTCGACGACGCTGTTCGGCCTGCAGTCGGTCGACCGCGGCATGCGCGAGCTGTTCCAGCTGCAGAAGGCGTCGCGCTGGATCGTGCTGAGCAAGCTCGAGCTGCCCGCCGCGCTGCCCTCGATGTTCCTCGGCATGCGCACCTCGGCGGGCCTCGCGGTGGTCGGCGCCGTCGTCGGCGACTTCTTCTTCCAGCGCGGCGAGCGCGGCATCGGCGGCCTCATCGCGACCTACCAGTCGCGGCTGCAGGCGCCCGAGCTGTTCGCCTCGATCCTCGTGGCGTCGCTGTTCGGCGTCGTCATCTTCCTGTTCTTCGGCTGGCTCGGTCGCCGGGCCGTCGGCAAGTGGTACGACTTCGGCTGA
- a CDS encoding ABC transporter ATP-binding protein, whose translation MTTPTTASAARASAATGTLLDFRNVEMTFPGGTVALRGVDLTVDRGEFVTVVGPSGCGKSTLLRIASGLETASDGVATMATDRIGYVFQDATLLPWRTVQENVELLAELNWQTKAQRRKKASETIELVGLKGFESHLPRQLSGGMRMRASLARSLTLEPELFLFDEPFGALDEITRENLNDELIRLFAATRFAGLFITHSVSEAVYISTKVVVMSGRPGRIVDQFEVPFDMPRDPEIRYTGEFARLVGEVSHALREGHH comes from the coding sequence ATGACCACTCCCACCACCGCCTCCGCGGCCCGCGCGTCTGCGGCCACGGGCACCCTGCTCGACTTCCGCAACGTCGAGATGACCTTTCCCGGCGGCACCGTCGCGCTGCGCGGCGTCGACCTCACGGTCGACCGCGGCGAGTTCGTCACGGTCGTCGGCCCCTCGGGCTGCGGCAAGTCGACGCTGCTGCGCATCGCCTCGGGGCTGGAGACGGCGAGCGACGGCGTCGCCACCATGGCGACCGACCGCATCGGCTACGTCTTCCAGGACGCCACGCTGCTGCCCTGGCGCACCGTGCAGGAGAACGTCGAGCTGCTCGCCGAGCTCAACTGGCAGACCAAGGCGCAGCGGCGCAAGAAGGCGAGCGAGACGATCGAGCTCGTCGGCCTGAAGGGCTTCGAGAGCCACCTGCCCCGGCAGCTCTCGGGCGGCATGCGCATGCGCGCCTCGCTCGCCCGCTCGCTGACGCTCGAGCCCGAGCTGTTCCTGTTCGACGAGCCGTTCGGGGCACTCGACGAGATCACCCGGGAGAACCTCAACGACGAGCTGATCCGGCTCTTCGCCGCGACCCGGTTCGCGGGCCTGTTCATCACCCACTCGGTCTCGGAGGCCGTCTACATCTCCACCAAGGTCGTCGTGATGTCGGGCCGCCCGGGCCGCATCGTCGACCAGTTCGAGGTGCCGTTCGACATGCCCCGTGACCCCGAGATCCGCTACACGGGCGAGTTCGCCCGCCTCGTCGGCGAGGTCTCCCACGCCCTGCGGGAAGGACACCACTGA
- a CDS encoding amidohydrolase family protein, which translates to MSLPLSQQLDVLRGATLADGRIVDVVLDGETVAGVVAAGTAAPGANELDLHGHVLLPAAAEPHAHLDKSRTWELANPPFGDLVTAIQQFRAFSATETVASIAARAEQTALEMLAKGFTAIRSHVDLLRGDEPLRGVEALLQVRERLTGLMDIELVALADDQIDTAVFEAALDLGVDLVGGVPHLASDPFVELDRLLTLAERRGASIDLHTDESLGGALTLPVFARRVAGWPRAGRSGMTASAGHCVRLGTLPAEERDAAISDVLAADLGIITLPITNLYLQGWGHPVSTPRGLTAVRALLDAGARLGAGADNVRDPFNPLGRCDPFETVSLLVTAAHTTVDEAYRLVSTGARDVMRLPAAGPVVGGRAELLAVRGSSLHDVAATADPSRHVIHRGRLVASTVCTVSVAAPAPAPTDRVLA; encoded by the coding sequence GTGTCCCTTCCGCTCTCGCAGCAGCTCGACGTCCTGCGCGGCGCGACGCTCGCCGACGGGCGGATCGTCGACGTCGTGCTCGACGGCGAGACGGTGGCGGGCGTGGTCGCCGCGGGCACCGCCGCGCCCGGCGCGAACGAGCTCGACCTCCACGGCCACGTGCTGCTGCCGGCGGCCGCCGAGCCGCACGCGCACCTCGACAAGTCGCGCACGTGGGAGCTCGCGAACCCGCCGTTCGGCGACCTCGTCACGGCGATCCAGCAGTTCCGGGCGTTCTCGGCGACCGAGACGGTCGCGTCGATCGCGGCGCGCGCCGAGCAGACCGCCCTGGAGATGCTCGCGAAGGGCTTCACCGCCATCCGCTCGCACGTCGACCTGCTGCGCGGAGACGAGCCGCTGCGGGGCGTCGAGGCGCTGCTGCAGGTGCGCGAGCGCCTCACGGGCCTCATGGACATCGAGCTCGTCGCGCTCGCCGACGACCAGATCGACACGGCCGTGTTCGAGGCCGCCCTCGACCTCGGCGTCGACCTCGTCGGCGGCGTGCCGCACCTGGCATCCGACCCCTTCGTCGAGCTCGACCGGCTGCTCACGCTCGCCGAGCGCCGCGGCGCGAGCATCGACCTGCACACCGACGAGTCGCTCGGCGGCGCCCTCACGCTGCCCGTCTTCGCACGCCGCGTCGCCGGCTGGCCGCGCGCCGGCCGGTCGGGCATGACGGCCTCGGCGGGCCACTGCGTGCGCCTGGGCACGCTGCCCGCGGAGGAGCGGGATGCCGCGATCTCCGACGTTCTCGCGGCCGATCTCGGCATCATCACCCTGCCGATCACGAACCTCTACCTGCAGGGCTGGGGGCACCCCGTCTCCACGCCCCGCGGGCTCACCGCCGTGCGCGCGCTGCTCGACGCGGGCGCACGGCTGGGCGCGGGCGCCGACAACGTGCGCGACCCGTTCAACCCGCTCGGCCGCTGCGACCCGTTCGAGACGGTGTCGCTGCTCGTCACCGCGGCGCACACGACCGTCGACGAGGCCTATCGGCTCGTCAGCACGGGCGCCCGCGACGTCATGCGGCTGCCCGCGGCCGGCCCCGTCGTGGGCGGTCGCGCCGAGCTGCTCGCCGTGCGCGGCAGCTCCCTCCACGACGTCGCGGCGACGGCCGACCCGAGCCGCCACGTCATCCATCGCGGGCGCCTCGTCGCCTCGACGGTCTGCACCGTCAGCGTCGCCGCGCCCGCACCCGCCCCGACAGATCGGGTTCTCGCATGA
- a CDS encoding PDR/VanB family oxidoreductase, translating into MSSPPTGDVRVEVVGRDDAAAGVVQVTLARPDRTPLPGWQPGAHIDLFLPTGDIRQYSLCSDPADPRTWRIAVLREPEGRGGSRFIADELRVGDALTAAGPRSHFAFDAGATSKAVLIAGGIGITPILAMARAAAEAGRDYELHYAGRAGRMAFVDELRERHGDRLVLHVSDEGTRLDVAAVVAEAAGAGAVAEAAGGAGVAEAAGGAGAGGAGVAAELVCCGPTRLIDAVTVEAGRHGVPLSVEHFEPAELTAPVWDQAFEVELAMSGMTIEVAPGQSVLQAIEDAGVLVLSSCTEGTCGTCETPVLEGEVDHRDSILSAAQRSRNDTMFVCVSRAACPRLVLDL; encoded by the coding sequence ATGAGTTCACCGCCCACGGGAGACGTGCGGGTCGAGGTCGTCGGCCGCGACGACGCGGCGGCCGGCGTCGTGCAGGTCACGCTCGCGCGCCCCGACCGCACGCCGCTTCCGGGCTGGCAGCCCGGTGCCCACATCGACCTGTTCCTGCCGACGGGCGACATCCGCCAGTACTCGCTGTGCTCCGACCCCGCCGACCCGCGAACGTGGCGCATCGCGGTGCTGCGCGAGCCCGAGGGACGCGGCGGCTCGCGCTTCATCGCCGACGAGCTGCGCGTCGGCGACGCTCTCACGGCGGCCGGACCGCGCTCGCACTTCGCCTTCGACGCCGGGGCGACGTCGAAGGCCGTGCTCATCGCGGGCGGCATCGGCATCACGCCGATCCTCGCGATGGCGCGCGCCGCGGCCGAGGCCGGGCGCGACTACGAGCTGCACTACGCGGGACGCGCGGGACGCATGGCCTTCGTCGACGAGCTGCGCGAGCGGCACGGCGACCGGCTCGTGCTGCATGTCTCCGACGAGGGCACGCGCCTCGACGTGGCGGCGGTCGTCGCGGAGGCGGCGGGCGCGGGTGCGGTCGCCGAGGCGGCGGGCGGTGCGGGGGTCGCGGAGGCGGCGGGCGGTGCGGGTGCGGGCGGCGCGGGGGTCGCGGCGGAGCTGGTGTGCTGCGGGCCCACGCGCCTGATCGACGCCGTCACCGTGGAGGCGGGGCGCCACGGCGTCCCCCTGTCGGTCGAGCACTTCGAGCCGGCCGAGCTCACGGCGCCCGTGTGGGATCAGGCGTTCGAGGTCGAGCTCGCGATGTCGGGCATGACGATCGAGGTCGCCCCCGGCCAGTCGGTGCTGCAGGCGATCGAGGACGCGGGCGTGCTCGTGCTGTCGAGCTGCACCGAGGGCACCTGCGGCACGTGCGAGACGCCCGTGCTGGAGGGCGAGGTCGACCACCGCGACTCGATCCTGAGCGCCGCGCAGCGCTCCCGCAACGACACCATGTTCGTCTGCGTCTCCCGCGCCGCCTGCCCCCGCCTCGTCCTCGACCTGTAG
- a CDS encoding 2-hydroxyacid dehydrogenase, whose translation MSDLVVTVPTPQLADDVGAIDGAEVVVWPMDAASPRPRVDLVVLPYLTQGRALPQLATVEAGLVQSQAIGFDGVAERLPAGVVYANAASVHETSTAELALALTLASQRRLPAFVRAQQRGAWEFTFTESLADRRVLLLGYGGVGKAVAARLAGFEVELTAVASRARDEDGIHVHGIDELPALLPGAEIVIVTLPANDATRHLVDDAFLAALPDGALVVNVGRGPLVDTDALVAHVRQGRVRAALDVTDPEPLPADHPLWSLDGVLISPHVGGASAAMQPRVARLVRRQIEHLLAGEEPENVVLRT comes from the coding sequence ATGAGCGATCTCGTGGTGACGGTTCCCACTCCGCAGCTGGCCGACGACGTCGGCGCGATCGACGGAGCCGAGGTGGTGGTCTGGCCGATGGATGCCGCGAGCCCGCGCCCGCGCGTCGACCTGGTCGTGCTCCCGTACCTCACCCAGGGCCGCGCGCTGCCGCAGCTCGCGACGGTCGAGGCCGGGCTCGTGCAGAGCCAGGCGATCGGCTTCGACGGCGTCGCCGAGCGGCTGCCCGCCGGCGTCGTGTACGCCAACGCCGCGAGCGTGCACGAGACGTCGACGGCCGAGCTCGCGCTCGCGCTGACCCTGGCATCCCAGCGCCGGCTGCCGGCGTTCGTGCGCGCGCAGCAGCGCGGCGCGTGGGAGTTCACGTTCACCGAGAGCCTCGCCGACCGGCGCGTGCTGCTGCTCGGCTACGGCGGCGTCGGCAAGGCCGTCGCTGCGCGCCTCGCCGGCTTCGAGGTCGAGCTCACCGCGGTCGCCTCGCGTGCGCGGGACGAGGACGGCATCCACGTGCACGGCATCGACGAGCTGCCCGCGCTGCTGCCCGGCGCCGAGATCGTGATCGTGACACTGCCGGCGAACGACGCGACGCGGCATCTCGTCGACGACGCGTTCCTCGCGGCGCTCCCCGACGGCGCGCTCGTGGTCAACGTCGGCCGAGGCCCGCTCGTCGACACCGACGCGCTCGTCGCGCACGTACGGCAGGGCCGCGTGCGCGCCGCGCTCGACGTCACCGATCCCGAGCCGCTGCCCGCGGACCATCCGCTGTGGTCGCTCGACGGCGTGCTCATCTCGCCGCACGTCGGCGGCGCGTCGGCGGCGATGCAGCCCCGCGTCGCCCGCCTCGTGCGCCGCCAGATCGAGCACCTCCTCGCCGGCGAGGAACCCGAGAACGTGGTGCTGCGCACCTGA
- a CDS encoding MogA/MoaB family molybdenum cofactor biosynthesis protein: MTGTAAVIVASTRAAAGEREDRTGPVIAAWLAERGWAARVVVVPDGDPVGAALRAAVDDGCRMVLTTGGTGLSPTDRTPEQTRAVLDREVPGIAEELRRRGAEHTPLALLSRGVAGVAGTTLVVNLPGSPGGVRDGLAVLDGILDHALDQLAGRDHAP; the protein is encoded by the coding sequence GTGACGGGTACAGCGGCGGTGATCGTGGCGTCGACGCGAGCGGCGGCGGGGGAGCGGGAGGACCGCACGGGTCCCGTGATCGCGGCGTGGCTGGCCGAGCGGGGGTGGGCGGCGCGCGTCGTCGTCGTGCCCGACGGCGATCCGGTCGGCGCGGCGCTGCGCGCGGCGGTGGACGACGGATGCCGGATGGTGCTCACGACGGGCGGCACGGGGCTCTCGCCGACCGACCGCACGCCCGAGCAGACGCGGGCCGTGCTCGACCGCGAGGTCCCCGGCATCGCCGAGGAGCTGCGCCGCCGCGGCGCCGAGCACACCCCGCTCGCGCTGCTGAGCCGCGGCGTCGCCGGTGTCGCGGGCACGACGCTCGTCGTCAACCTGCCCGGCTCGCCCGGCGGCGTGCGCGATGGGCTCGCCGTGCTCGACGGCATCCTCGACCACGCCCTCGACCAGCTCGCCGGCCGCGACCACGCCCCCTGA
- a CDS encoding amidohydrolase family protein, whose product MSLLVTHARLITVPAGTDDPGYIDDGWMLVENGRIAAIGSGEPPAAHRAAVDETLDVERAFVAPGFVSSHSHLFTSGLRGLGVADTLYGWCDAMLGTTAHMSAEQLYWSTLHGCLDFLSNGVTTAYNFTDPLQAWEPMVDGRRTGTAGIRDLDYHTRQADGCRDSGIRFVDSIGMDVTVGGDDEIFDRFGASVAHTRRMDPDRALGCSIMGQVQWSPRPEAAELEVEAMRRFGVTNQAHFLESPEAIDVQQAKFALYRDAGALGLGLMFGHFIQTTPEIIAEAVAGGASMSWQPASNGRLASGVALVPEMLEMGMRVGVGLDDQACTDVSDPWQNMRMGIYMQRARTKDPLSMMPELMLRLHTLGGAEILGVDDRVGSLEVGKLADFVVVDPLSPDVGPLWHPVRSYVLAMSPRNLKRVYVGGELVDAGGVSLNPLAAEASARVHELPELVARRGYPH is encoded by the coding sequence ATGTCACTCCTCGTCACGCACGCGCGCCTCATCACGGTCCCCGCCGGAACCGACGACCCCGGCTACATCGACGACGGGTGGATGCTGGTCGAGAACGGCCGCATCGCCGCGATCGGCTCGGGCGAGCCCCCCGCGGCGCACCGGGCGGCGGTCGACGAGACCCTCGACGTCGAGCGTGCGTTCGTCGCCCCCGGCTTCGTGTCGAGCCATTCGCACCTGTTCACGAGCGGCCTGCGCGGCCTCGGCGTCGCCGACACCCTCTACGGCTGGTGCGACGCGATGCTCGGCACGACGGCGCACATGAGCGCCGAGCAGCTGTACTGGTCGACGCTGCACGGATGCCTCGACTTCCTCTCGAACGGCGTGACGACCGCCTACAACTTCACCGACCCGCTGCAGGCGTGGGAGCCGATGGTCGACGGCAGGCGCACCGGCACGGCCGGCATCCGCGACCTCGACTACCACACGCGCCAGGCCGACGGATGCCGCGACTCCGGCATCCGCTTCGTCGATTCCATCGGGATGGACGTCACGGTCGGCGGCGACGACGAGATCTTCGACCGGTTCGGCGCGTCGGTCGCGCACACCCGCCGCATGGACCCCGACCGCGCGCTCGGCTGCTCGATCATGGGGCAGGTGCAGTGGTCGCCGCGGCCGGAGGCGGCCGAGCTGGAGGTCGAGGCGATGCGCCGGTTCGGCGTGACGAACCAGGCGCACTTCCTGGAGTCGCCCGAGGCGATCGACGTGCAGCAGGCCAAGTTCGCGCTGTACCGGGATGCTGGGGCGCTGGGCCTCGGCCTGATGTTCGGCCACTTCATCCAGACGACGCCGGAGATCATCGCCGAGGCCGTCGCGGGCGGCGCGTCGATGTCGTGGCAGCCGGCGTCGAACGGCCGGCTCGCGTCGGGCGTCGCGCTCGTGCCCGAGATGCTGGAGATGGGCATGCGCGTCGGCGTGGGGCTCGACGACCAGGCGTGCACCGACGTGTCCGACCCGTGGCAGAACATGCGCATGGGCATCTACATGCAGCGGGCGCGCACGAAGGACCCGCTGTCGATGATGCCCGAGCTCATGCTGCGGCTGCACACGCTCGGCGGCGCGGAGATCCTCGGGGTCGACGACCGCGTGGGCTCGCTGGAGGTCGGCAAGCTCGCTGACTTCGTCGTGGTCGATCCGCTGTCGCCGGACGTCGGGCCGCTGTGGCATCCGGTGCGGTCGTATGTGCTCGCGATGAGCCCCCGCAACCTGAAGCGCGTGTACGTGGGCGGTGAGCTCGTGGATGCCGGGGGCGTCTCGCTCAACCCCCTCGCCGCCGAGGCGTCGGCCCGCGTGCACGAGCTGCCCGAGCTCGTCGCCCGCCGCGGCTACCCGCACTGA